The DNA region GCATTTACCAACAAGTTAATCAGAACCTGACGAAGACGGGCATCGTCTGTTTCTATCATCAACTCCGGAAGTTCCGTATCGAAACGTAATTCCACCTCAAGTTTACGAGAAGCATTTACTGTTTCCGAAGCTTCCTTACAGAGTTTCACAGCATCATACGGCCGGATATTAAATGTTATATTATCATTCTCGAAATCGGAAAAATCAAGAATATCATTAATCAGTTTCAAAAGTTGAAAGGAGTTGACTTTAATAATCTCACAGAATTCTTTACGTGAATCCTCATCAAAAGAGTCATCTTCCGAAGCCAGGACGGCAGAAAAACCGACAATGGCATTGAGCGGTGTACGTACTTCATGACTCATATTGGAAAGGAACATGTTCTTTTTCTGTATGGCGCGCTCCGCCTTCTGTATCATTATTTCCTGTGAACGTTTTGACTCTTTCAGACGGAATATCTTCCTCCAGCTAAGATACAGGAAAAGCAGCAGGAAAAGTGTGCAGACAACAATACCTCCCAAATAAAGTCGATAGGAAAACAAGCGGTCACGTTCATTCTGATAGGTTAACTGATCCGCTTGAAAACGGGTGGTCAATTGGTCTATCTCCTTCGGGTAGTTTTTCTCAAAAGCCGACTTAATGTATGAATAGACCGCACCATATTGCTTATATGCTTCTTCTTTACGTCCCATTTTCAGAAGCAAATCCGCTCTGTCTTGCAATACTTCCTTATATAAACTACAGTTTATTTCCGCATAGTCCGTATGAAGAAAAGCTTCATAGGCGGTCAGGGATTTCTCATACTCGCCAATCCGTTCCCAATACATGGCATCGGCAACCAGAAGATGCTGCATAATTCCCGGAACCAGTTTGTCTTTTAAGGGTTCTACTTTATCCAGGTGTTGGCGGGCTATCTTCACGGAGCCATTAAACAGTTGGCAATAAGCATTAAAGATATGACGGACAGCTTGTTCCTGACCGGAAAGTTTATCTGAAGAGAAAGAATTCAGACGGTTCATGAAATGTGCAGCCTGAACAAAGTTATGGATACGAAGGTTGTATTCTATCAATTCCACCAATAATATACGGACGTGTACTTCTCCTCCATCCATCTGATCGAGCATTTCCAACGCCTGCACATGGGCATCACCTGCTTCCTTGTTACGTCCTGTATAGGAGTAGACCTCACCGATAGCATTCAGTGCAAGAGCAGTCCCTATCGTATGAGAAAGCGCACTTGCTTTAGAGTACATTTGCTCACTCCAAGCAATAGCCATACGAATTTCTCCCCGGAAAAGATATGATTTTACGAGTATGCGCTCTAATTCAAAATAGGTTTCGTATTGTTTGGTGGATTCCAAATAATTAAGAATACTATCCAGATCAATGGCCGCACTTTCTTCTTTTGTCAGGTAGTCGAAGCCCATGCTGTTATGAAAAGCATCGATCACTTCATTTTGTATGGTGATACGCTCGGGAGACGTCAGACTATCCTCCCCAGCTGATAATGGGAAAATGCATCCAAAGCATACTATATGGAGAATGAGATGTTTAAGTAAATTTCTCATGAAGTTTGTTTGTTTCGTGCTGTGTGGTGTTTGTGTTGCCATTCACCGCATACGCTAGCAAATATATTCAATATTTCCCAAAAAGCCAAAAATTGTGAATGACTAAATGAAAAAAGAAATCAAAGTAGTAGTTATTATCAGAATTACTATCATTATTCCTTCGGCACGGCGATTGATACGAACCGCTATTTTCATGTCTTCCGTAGTTAAAGGACGATTATTGTTACCGATGTAAGGCTTCCAGACTTCTTCACCGAAATAATTGTGCGGACCTCCGAAACGGCAATCCAGAATACCGGCAAGAGCAGCCTCGGGATAACCGGAATTAGGGCTGGCATGTTGACTGCCATATATTCCGACGAATCTCAACAGAGTCCAAAACCGGCC from Bacteroides sp. MSB163 includes:
- a CDS encoding HAMP domain-containing sensor histidine kinase, translated to MRNLLKHLILHIVCFGCIFPLSAGEDSLTSPERITIQNEVIDAFHNSMGFDYLTKEESAAIDLDSILNYLESTKQYETYFELERILVKSYLFRGEIRMAIAWSEQMYSKASALSHTIGTALALNAIGEVYSYTGRNKEAGDAHVQALEMLDQMDGGEVHVRILLVELIEYNLRIHNFVQAAHFMNRLNSFSSDKLSGQEQAVRHIFNAYCQLFNGSVKIARQHLDKVEPLKDKLVPGIMQHLLVADAMYWERIGEYEKSLTAYEAFLHTDYAEINCSLYKEVLQDRADLLLKMGRKEEAYKQYGAVYSYIKSAFEKNYPKEIDQLTTRFQADQLTYQNERDRLFSYRLYLGGIVVCTLFLLLFLYLSWRKIFRLKESKRSQEIMIQKAERAIQKKNMFLSNMSHEVRTPLNAIVGFSAVLASEDDSFDEDSRKEFCEIIKVNSFQLLKLINDILDFSDFENDNITFNIRPYDAVKLCKEASETVNASRKLEVELRFDTELPELMIETDDARLRQVLINLLVNATKFTKEGSIVLRLELSDRNTAFFSVTDTGCGIPLEKQGLIFERFEKLNDFAQGSGLGLSICQLIVTYMRGRIWVDSNYTQGARFCFTHPLKYKPKAEGAV